A part of Hydrogenobacter sp. T-8 genomic DNA contains:
- a CDS encoding YggT family protein produces the protein MEQFLNYSLAFYMWLVLGRAALSFFTTDRRNFFYNMLYMPTEPAYRVYRKFLPCCHTLAIVLTLLLLRYAVIKLF, from the coding sequence ATGGAGCAGTTTCTCAATTACAGCCTTGCCTTTTATATGTGGCTCGTCCTTGGGCGAGCCGCCCTTTCCTTTTTCACAACAGATAGAAGAAACTTTTTCTACAACATGCTTTATATGCCTACAGAACCCGCATACAGGGTCTACAGGAAGTTTCTTCCCTGTTGTCATACCCTTGCCATAGTTCTTACCCTTTTATTACTTAGGTATGCGGTCATAAAATTATTCTGA
- a CDS encoding phage integrase encodes MAKARKKGKVSYGDNLYEIHGSYWLKFTYKGKTYYERIGKVDEMPLTMARNIAIKIKQEIIQGTYLPVKEKGLTFREVAQEYLKWYETHHHNTKESTKRKHKHVVQKLVEVFGSLPASNITTLRIESYKQERLKEGVSPKTINNELSTLRAILRKAKELGLIHFDLPKINLLKVSNERVRYLLPEEVDRLISNLPDWLKPMVEFALYTGLRAGELTSLKWDMVDFASSSLQLPASLSKNKETARIPLNSRAIEILKEIKEKQEKSGIGHGYVFTNSKGEPYSEGGYRKAFNNALRKSNIVDFRFHDLRHTFASWLAMKGVDLYTIQHLTRHKSTNMVKRYAHLSPEHLREAVKKLEDMPKVIPFPNAKENS; translated from the coding sequence GTATCCTACGGAGACAACCTTTATGAAATTCATGGCTCTTATTGGCTAAAGTTCACATACAAAGGCAAGACTTACTATGAGAGGATTGGCAAGGTTGATGAAATGCCTTTGACAATGGCAAGGAACATAGCCATAAAGATAAAGCAAGAGATAATTCAAGGCACTTACCTACCAGTAAAAGAGAAGGGACTGACCTTTAGAGAAGTGGCACAGGAATATCTCAAGTGGTATGAGACCCACCATCACAACACTAAGGAAAGCACCAAGAGAAAACACAAGCATGTAGTCCAAAAGCTCGTAGAAGTTTTTGGCTCTTTGCCTGCAAGCAATATAACCACACTGAGAATTGAAAGCTACAAACAGGAAAGGCTTAAAGAAGGAGTTAGTCCAAAAACAATAAACAATGAGCTTTCTACTCTTAGAGCCATCCTCAGAAAAGCCAAAGAACTTGGACTTATCCACTTTGACCTGCCAAAGATAAACCTTTTAAAGGTTAGCAATGAAAGAGTTAGGTATTTACTCCCAGAGGAAGTAGACAGGCTTATAAGCAACCTGCCAGACTGGTTAAAGCCAATGGTAGAGTTTGCCCTTTACACCGGGCTAAGGGCTGGAGAACTCACAAGCCTTAAGTGGGACATGGTAGACTTTGCAAGCTCAAGCCTACAATTGCCCGCCAGCCTTTCCAAAAACAAAGAGACCGCACGCATACCACTAAACTCCAGAGCTATTGAGATACTAAAGGAGATAAAGGAAAAGCAAGAGAAGTCAGGCATAGGACATGGCTATGTGTTTACCAACTCAAAAGGTGAGCCATACTCAGAAGGTGGCTATAGGAAAGCCTTTAACAACGCACTAAGGAAGTCCAACATAGTGGACTTTAGGTTTCATGACCTTAGGCATACCTTTGCCAGCTGGCTTGCCATGAAAGGAGTAGACCTCTACACCATACAACACCTAACAAGGCATAAGTCTACCAACATGGTAAAGAGATACGCCCACCTTAGCCCAGAGCATCTAAGAGAGGCTGTCAAGAAACTGGAGGACATGCCTAAGGTCATACCTTTCCCTAATGCTAAGGAAAATAGTTAA
- a CDS encoding putative nucleotidyltransferase substrate binding domain-containing protein produces MLDAERFLSEIEPFNLLSEKQRRAIAHNLLVECYNKGDVIFKEGSKPLEFLYILRSGSVLLEREGEPVEYLHEGECFGYVSLMSKNPPTSTAKAVEDSVVFLLNRKIFSSLMGEHEGFREYFTQKLARRLVASKKQHTSTVEKHMEVLLEDLNLRPPLTLDSSKTVEEAIREMVAKDSTYVLVRLQEGLGILTERDVLKRVLAKGLKPEEVKLKDVATFPVVSIESNKTLYEAMVLMARHGIRKILVLKNSTPIGLLEDRDIIAYESKNAVLLIKEIDKAKTVQELRYLYGLVREQVLELVFHGTDPEKLGEYISEINDRFMKRAVYIALNRLGEEPLVPFSIMVLGSEGRKEQSLKTDQDNALIYQDYPLLDFEPRAYFERFSKVYIEVLLQIGFPACPGNVMISNPFWRRSAGEWESVVSEWIEKPKPENILNVAIFFDFRNVFGDQTLVQKLWEHVKNSIKKNPGFIPFLAVDAVRFKPPLGFFRDFVVERSGEHKGEIDIKKGGIFPITQGVRALALEKGISQQNTFERIEELSKNGVLTPEYAKDLKEAYRFLLGMRFKFQAQKIKEGKEPDNYINPDQISKAEKGTLKDVFMIIKEFQEFLYERYNLRYFE; encoded by the coding sequence ATGTTAGACGCAGAAAGGTTTCTATCGGAGATTGAACCCTTTAACCTTCTCAGTGAAAAGCAGAGAAGAGCTATAGCTCATAACCTATTGGTGGAATGCTACAATAAAGGTGATGTAATATTCAAGGAAGGCTCAAAACCTCTGGAGTTTCTATACATACTTAGAAGTGGTAGTGTTCTGCTTGAGAGAGAAGGAGAGCCAGTGGAATACCTCCATGAAGGTGAGTGCTTTGGATATGTGTCTTTGATGAGCAAAAACCCACCAACTTCAACCGCAAAGGCTGTAGAAGATAGTGTGGTTTTTTTACTTAACAGAAAAATTTTTAGCTCCCTAATGGGAGAGCACGAAGGATTTAGAGAATATTTTACTCAGAAACTGGCAAGAAGGTTGGTTGCCTCAAAAAAACAGCATACCTCCACAGTAGAAAAACATATGGAAGTTCTTCTTGAAGACCTAAACCTAAGACCACCACTTACCCTTGATAGCTCTAAGACAGTTGAGGAAGCTATAAGAGAAATGGTGGCAAAGGATAGCACCTATGTTCTTGTAAGACTTCAAGAGGGTTTGGGAATACTAACTGAGAGGGATGTGCTAAAAAGGGTATTAGCCAAGGGACTAAAGCCAGAAGAAGTAAAACTGAAAGATGTTGCCACCTTTCCAGTAGTTTCTATAGAAAGCAATAAAACCCTTTACGAAGCCATGGTGCTTATGGCAAGGCATGGCATAAGGAAAATACTCGTGCTCAAAAACAGCACACCCATAGGCTTGCTTGAGGACAGAGATATCATAGCCTACGAGAGCAAGAATGCGGTTCTACTCATAAAGGAAATAGACAAGGCAAAGACAGTGCAAGAGCTAAGATACCTTTACGGACTTGTAAGAGAGCAGGTGTTGGAATTGGTCTTTCATGGCACAGACCCAGAAAAACTTGGAGAATACATATCAGAGATAAACGACCGCTTTATGAAAAGGGCAGTTTACATAGCTTTGAATAGGCTTGGAGAAGAACCCCTCGTTCCCTTTAGCATAATGGTCTTAGGGAGCGAGGGCAGGAAGGAGCAAAGCCTAAAAACAGACCAAGACAACGCACTTATATATCAAGACTATCCTCTTCTTGACTTTGAGCCAAGGGCATATTTTGAAAGGTTTTCAAAAGTCTACATAGAGGTTCTTCTTCAGATAGGTTTTCCAGCTTGTCCTGGGAACGTGATGATATCAAACCCCTTCTGGAGGAGGTCTGCAGGAGAGTGGGAAAGTGTGGTGTCAGAGTGGATTGAAAAGCCAAAGCCAGAAAACATACTTAACGTGGCGATCTTCTTTGACTTTAGAAATGTGTTTGGAGACCAAACTTTGGTGCAAAAGCTCTGGGAACACGTGAAAAATAGCATAAAGAAAAACCCGGGCTTTATTCCCTTCCTTGCGGTAGATGCAGTAAGGTTTAAGCCACCTCTTGGATTTTTTAGAGACTTTGTAGTAGAAAGAAGTGGAGAGCATAAGGGTGAGATAGACATTAAAAAGGGTGGCATATTCCCCATAACTCAGGGTGTGCGAGCCTTAGCACTTGAAAAGGGTATATCTCAACAAAACACCTTTGAGCGTATAGAGGAGTTAAGTAAAAACGGAGTTTTAACACCAGAATATGCAAAAGACTTAAAAGAAGCCTACAGATTTCTCCTCGGCATGAGGTTTAAATTTCAGGCACAAAAGATAAAAGAAGGCAAAGAACCAGACAACTACATAAACCCTGACCAAATATCAAAGGCAGAAAAGGGAACGCTTAAGGATGTATTCATGATAATAAAAGAGTTTCAAGAGTTTCTATATGAAAGATATAACTTGAGGTATTTTGAATGA
- a CDS encoding 3'-5' exonuclease, whose amino-acid sequence MIRALIDKLLGSREELSWEVNKETKTEDLCFVVFDTETTGLDLKKDEALSIGAVKIENLRVDLSKNFYALLKPTREYNESIKVHGITPEDLRNARARKEICMEFLEYAKGCILAGYFLQIDMAMLKRLIKEECGFSLKAYALDLLDLVEHKGKVPSLEELLKIFKLPISTQHNALEDAYMTALLLLRLLKDGNYKKLEDLPVRRF is encoded by the coding sequence ATGATAAGGGCTCTCATAGATAAACTCTTAGGGAGTAGGGAAGAGCTTAGCTGGGAGGTAAACAAAGAGACAAAAACTGAAGACCTGTGCTTTGTGGTCTTTGATACGGAGACTACTGGGCTTGACCTTAAAAAGGACGAGGCTTTAAGCATCGGTGCGGTAAAGATAGAAAACCTCAGAGTAGACCTAAGTAAGAATTTCTATGCACTTCTCAAGCCTACGAGGGAATATAACGAATCAATAAAGGTGCATGGAATAACTCCAGAGGATTTACGCAATGCCAGAGCAAGAAAAGAGATATGCATGGAGTTTTTAGAATACGCAAAGGGATGTATACTTGCAGGATACTTTCTTCAAATTGACATGGCTATGCTCAAAAGGCTCATAAAAGAAGAATGTGGTTTTTCCCTGAAAGCCTACGCCCTTGACCTGTTGGACTTGGTAGAACACAAGGGTAAAGTGCCAAGCCTTGAAGAACTTCTAAAAATCTTTAAACTTCCCATATCAACCCAACACAACGCCCTTGAGGATGCTTATATGACCGCCCTCCTATTGTTAAGACTTCTGAAAGATGGAAACTACAAGAAACTCGAAGACCTTCCCGTTAGGAGATTTTAG